Part of the Musa acuminata AAA Group cultivar baxijiao chromosome BXJ2-7, Cavendish_Baxijiao_AAA, whole genome shotgun sequence genome is shown below.
ATCTCTTTGCTACAGAAACATGAAAAAGGAGTTGATAGATTCACAAGTAATTGACCGGAAACAAGGAGGAAAATATACACCATCAGACCGAAGTGAAAGTTTGACCAGCTGACCTTTATTCCACTCAGGTGTTCAAAATAGAATCGTCTATTTCTTCTGTTCAGAATTGCATTCTTATAGCGCTTTACTTATAGTGTATATAACTCCctgaaaaatgatatatatatatatatatatatagaggtgtGCTTGTTTTAAACAAAACCAGACCAGGATGGAGACCAAGCATCATTAGTCAACGTGGGAGGAGCTCATTTACTGTGTAGATATTATTCTGATGGATGTCAGCCTTCCTCCCAGTCTATACCATCCTCATCATCGTCATGATCCGATGCATCAGCTTCCACATTCAAATCGGCTAGCCTATATGATTGACCAGAATTACCTGCAAAATGGTTTTGATGCGAATCGTTAAGAGTACTCATTATGGTTTGACATCCAGTCACCGAAGAAACGTATAAAGATTAGAACTGAAGATGGCAAGCTAAAAATAGAAATGAAAAACATCAGAACATAGACCATGCTAGATTAGAACTCTGATGGCATACATTGAAATATGCCAATCGTAAATTCAAAATTTTCAGGCTAATGTGGCTTACCATACATCTCTACCATCTGTAAAGAAAATTTCCTAGCTTACATGGAACCCTCATTAACTCCACTGACAAAACTCTGGTGATATAGACCATACTTTATTAGCTTAAAAGGTCAACCAGAAGAGAACAGATATGAGGTACAAGAATCAAATATCCCATAACTATAATGTACAGATTCAGGGGCGATAATCTACCCTCCTATTTGACTTGGATTCGGTTTGAGACTTCTACACCCTGATCAAAATTGGACTTGAATCCTGGATGAATCTGATCTGATAATTTGATTAAAGATCCAGAGTGGCTTCAAATCATTGTTACTTATGTTCTTTAATATCTATAATAATGAACTCACAGAAAAACAAGATATCCAATATACATCCAGCACCCTAGTTTCTGATAGaacccagaaaaaaaaaatcagccaaAGGCAATATACCTGTACTTGGGGCCTCCTCCTCCCATTCAACGTCGTCATTGTCATCCTCACGTTTTGATTTCATGCCAACACGTCGCTCAAAGGGTGCTTCAGAAACATTTATTGGCAGTTCTGCCTCTTGTTGAACTTTTTTAGAGGCCTCTTGTTCTTCTTGCCTTTTCACAAGGGCAGCATAATAAGCCTTGAGATATTCATCCTAAAAAAGTTAAAAGGCAGCAAAAATGATTTTTGTCACAATGATATTAATAAGAAATATTCCAACACAAACTAAGTTTATAAAATCTCAGACAATGTACTAGCCTGTAAACTCTTTTCATCTTCTTTATCCATATTTGATTTCTTCTCATCAACAGAACTGGAACTTTGCTCCACTTTGACATCAGGCTTGACCTCTCCACGCTGCTCTTTTGTAAGATTCATTCCCTGTTTGATCATCCATGGAGGTAAAACCTTCATTGAAGTAGGTTTTGTATCAAGTTCAATCTCCTCTTTTGCCTCAACACCAGATAAAGCAACTTCGACCTGCCAAGTATAACACAGTAAACAGATAATACATAAAGGTGATCGGCAGCTataaatatgatttcaaattttCAGTTACTGTTTAACTCTGGTGGATTTGATAGTGCAAAAATTGCATACCCTTGTTTCACCAAGAAACGGCATTGGCGTGCCAGTGTAACCTTGTGCTTGGGGATTTTTAGAAGAATCACTAGCATTAGAATCACCACTAGCTTGAGCTGCAGCATGTGCCCTAGCTTCCCATGCTTGTAGGTTTCCAAATTCAGGAGCAGGCAAATCTTTCACCCTAGCAAGCTGTAATGCTAGCGGTTTCAGCTGCTCCTGCATTTGTTGAAATTCCGCAACATGTGGACAACATTATTTAGAATCAACCTCACGAAAAGGAGACATTACAAAATTTTGACATATCATCCCAACTAAATGGGGCATAGTAAATCCAtcaaagagattcacaaagatatgTATGGAATCTAGTATGAAGGACATCTAAGTGAAATCAAGCTGGTTAAGGTTTTGTAAAAGAAGAAAGTAATCTTGATCAAAAACTTGCAAGGTCAACATCATGTGAACCTTTTTCATTGATGTTGAAAACTATGAAGCTAGTGACAAATTTCTAGTTAAGTATAATTTAGGCAAGAGGGACCTCTCAAAATCTGATGACAACGACTTTAAACCAATGCGACTACAGAGCAAACATGGAAACAGTCAAGTGTGAGTGGAAATATTTTGCTTTGCTGACTACTATTCATATCAAAGCACACATAACAAGTGCTATCATATAGACCACATCAAGATGCAGAGTTCATAATTTGCAAAAATATTTTTCCTATGGAGTCCTGGACAATAATATGAAAGTACAAGTAAAATCAAGCAGACCAGAATTATACTGTTCTTTAAAAAGAGAGCATATCGCTAAAATTCCTTTATGCATGGCCTGTGCTCTCCAAATGTCTGGATACCTTTAAGTTTGTCCAGATATGTTAGTTACATATTTGATTATTGTCAAGACATTGTCGGCAACTGTTACTCGGAGAAAGCTTGCAGATATGATTGAAAGACAAGCAATCAAGTGCACTTATAGAAACGCTAAAAGCTGTTGACAAAAAGATACTTAGAAAAGAATAACAAACAAGGATTATAATTTATTTAGAAGAAAGTATGTTTAAAAGCAACAACATACAAACACTTTGTGGTGTTACTTCCCTGTGCTAGAACCAGTTCTCTAAAAAGGTGACAGTTAAATGGACAAAGGCTAAACTGAAAGCATTATATTAGATAAACACATAGGTGACCTGAAGTAAAATTACCAAATATCTATAAAAGAAAAGGCACATAAAGCGAGCCGGtaaaataatatcaaaagaagaaaaaagaacttcGAACACTTCAATATTTGTCTGAAAGCCCATGCAATCTCGTAAGGCAGCATTGCCATGGGCTTTACTCAAAAACTTTATGCTGATATTGGTTAATCACCAAGcctaataaaaaaaaactacttTTATATGACAACTCAATGCCATCATTAGCTTTTCATTTATTATTCGGATACTAATACACACAATTACTTTCCTCCTGAAGATACTGTTTGATATAGAATTTCAACCGTAAACAAAGTTTCAGAGCTACCTCCATCTTCTGAAGCATGTCCTTTAACTTTTCACGCCTCCGCCTCCTAGCATTATCATCCCCGTCTCCCATTTCTTCAGCAGCAAGCTTGTCACTCTCAGCAACAAGTTCACCATTGCAATTTTCACAGTGAAAATATTCATCATCCATGCTCACAAGTTGTAATGCATCAAAAGCAGAATATCTAGAAAAGATTTAGGAATCACCAACACAGCAAGCTCAAAAATATCAATTGAAGTA
Proteins encoded:
- the LOC135616678 gene encoding uncharacterized protein LOC135616678 — encoded protein: MSLEPFNRLVKLAARAFYDDVTIKGENQPKTGRGDNRGMAVIVLDALSRRQWVREEDLAKALKLHTKQLRRALRFFEEEKLVTREHRKESAKGAKIFNAAIAATGDGPQGTKEGDEKMKMHMHSYCCLDYAQIYDVVRYRMHRMKKKIKDELDSRNTIQEYICPNCGRRYSAFDALQLVSMDDEYFHCENCNGELVAESDKLAAEEMGDGDDNARRRRREKLKDMLQKMEEQLKPLALQLARVKDLPAPEFGNLQAWEARAHAAAQASGDSNASDSSKNPQAQGYTGTPMPFLGETRVEVALSGVEAKEEIELDTKPTSMKVLPPWMIKQGMNLTKEQRGEVKPDVKVEQSSSSVDEKKSNMDKEDEKSLQDEYLKAYYAALVKRQEEQEASKKVQQEAELPINVSEAPFERRVGMKSKREDDNDDVEWEEEAPSTGNSGQSYRLADLNVEADASDHDDDEDGIDWEEG